The proteins below come from a single Hydrogenimonas thermophila genomic window:
- a CDS encoding efflux RND transporter periplasmic adaptor subunit, whose translation MKKVIGLIIVVLLVAGGIVVLKKKKEQLANLPTPVAKSVTVETAMPKVKSIEEKRSFIGRYYSVDHPVIASKISGFIQKIYVEEGDRVKKGDLLISIDDKELKSAVKAQKASIKALNSAIESLKFSLKALESDFLQAKSVYERNLKLYKADALAKEKLDLSKVAMELKESKYITTKNSIEAKQEELKALKAQLDSKINQLRYASIKALTDGTVGKIFLRIGDLAMPGKPIVKLLGDKKRVEFQFPLVKESIKRGMKVYVNGVEDKISEILPESEKALGIARVDLKGKLALPENSNISVEVVTRSAKGTAVPVTALLEKVGSKEKERYVFVYNQSEFVPKKVKVLASDGSYAVIDSEITEPVAVGSNDKLSRLFVLKSVKVVNNE comes from the coding sequence ATGAAAAAAGTAATTGGTCTTATAATTGTTGTTTTACTGGTTGCAGGCGGTATTGTAGTTTTAAAGAAGAAAAAAGAGCAGTTGGCAAATCTTCCAACACCGGTGGCAAAGTCTGTTACAGTAGAGACGGCGATGCCCAAAGTCAAAAGTATTGAAGAAAAAAGAAGTTTTATAGGGCGTTACTACTCGGTAGATCATCCTGTAATAGCCTCTAAAATAAGCGGTTTCATTCAAAAGATATATGTAGAGGAGGGTGATCGCGTAAAAAAGGGTGATCTGTTAATCTCAATAGATGACAAAGAGCTAAAGTCAGCCGTCAAGGCGCAAAAGGCTTCTATAAAAGCGTTAAATAGTGCAATAGAGTCTTTAAAGTTCTCTCTAAAAGCTCTTGAGAGTGATTTCTTGCAGGCAAAGTCTGTTTATGAAAGAAATTTGAAACTTTACAAGGCTGATGCTTTGGCAAAAGAGAAGTTGGATCTGTCAAAAGTTGCTATGGAGTTAAAAGAGTCAAAGTATATTACTACAAAAAATAGCATAGAAGCAAAGCAAGAGGAGTTAAAGGCTCTAAAAGCACAGCTTGATTCTAAAATAAACCAGTTACGCTATGCCTCTATAAAAGCTTTAACTGATGGAACTGTAGGAAAAATCTTTTTAAGAATAGGCGATTTGGCAATGCCAGGCAAACCTATAGTGAAGCTTTTGGGAGATAAAAAGAGAGTAGAGTTTCAGTTTCCACTTGTTAAAGAGAGTATAAAAAGAGGGATGAAAGTCTATGTAAATGGAGTTGAAGATAAGATTAGCGAAATTTTACCAGAGAGTGAAAAAGCCCTTGGTATAGCAAGAGTCGATTTAAAAGGCAAATTAGCACTGCCTGAAAACAGTAATATTTCAGTAGAAGTAGTGACAAGAAGCGCCAAAGGTACTGCTGTTCCTGTTACAGCACTTCTTGAAAAGGTGGGTAGTAAAGAGAAAGAGCGATATGTTTTTGTCTATAACCAAAGTGAGTTTGTTCCTAAAAAGGTGAAAGTTTTGGCAAGTGATGGAAGCTATGCTGTAATCGATAGTGAGATTACAGAACCGGTAGCGGTGGGAAGTAACGATAAACTTTCACGACTATTTGTTTTAAAGAGTGTTAAGGTAGTAAATAATGAGTAA